A genomic segment from Sciurus carolinensis chromosome 1, mSciCar1.2, whole genome shotgun sequence encodes:
- the Tmem53 gene encoding transmembrane protein 53 isoform X3 → MIFFSESLGIPSLRLLAQKLLELLFDYEIEREPLLFHVFSNAGVMLYRYVLELLQTHQRFCHLRVVGTIFDSGPGDSNLVGALRALAVILEHRPALMRLLLLVAFTLVAVLFHILLAPLTALFHTHFYDKLRDAGSHWPELYLYSRADEVVLARDVERMVEARLAHQVLVRSVDFVSSAHVSHLRDYPIYYTSLCVDFMRNCVQCSGPAPEINA, encoded by the coding sequence ATGATCTTCTTCTCAGAGTCCCTGGGCATCCCTTCACTTCGCTTGTTGGCCCAGAAGCTGCTTGAGCTACTCTTTGATTATGAGATTGAGAGGGAGCCCTTGCTCTTCCATGTCTTCAGCAATGCTGGCGTCATGCTGTACCGCTACGTGCTGGAGCTCCTACAGACCCATCAGCGCTTCTGCCATCTGCGTGTGGTGGGCACCATTTTTGACAGTGGTCCTGGTGATAGCAACCTGGTAGGGGCCCTACGGGCCCTGGCAGTCATCCTGGAACATCGGCCTGCCTTGATGCGCCTGTTACTCCTGGTGGCCTTCACCCTGGTGGCAGTCCTGTTCCATATCCTACTTGCTCCACTCACTGCCCTCTTCCACACCCACTTCTATGACAAGCTACGGGATGCAGGCTCCCACTGGCCTGAGCTCTATCTCTACTCAAGGGCAGATGAGGTTGTCCTAGCCAGGGATGTGGAACGCATGGTGGAAGCACGCCTGGCTCACCAGGTCCTGGTACGCTCTGTGGACTTTGTGTCATCTGCACATGTCAGCCACCTTCGTGACTACCCTATTTACTACACAAGCCTCTGTGTCGACTTCATGCGCAATTGTGTCCAGTGCTCAGGTCCTGCTCCAGAAATAAATGCCTGA
- the Tmem53 gene encoding transmembrane protein 53 isoform X1, whose product MAWADLDYTIEIPDQPCWSQKNDPSQGGKEAGTRQPVVILLGWGGCRDKNLAKYSAIYHERGCIVIRYTAPWHMIFFSESLGIPSLRLLAQKLLELLFDYEIEREPLLFHVFSNAGVMLYRYVLELLQTHQRFCHLRVVGTIFDSGPGDSNLVGALRALAVILEHRPALMRLLLLVAFTLVAVLFHILLAPLTALFHTHFYDKLRDAGSHWPELYLYSRADEVVLARDVERMVEARLAHQVLVRSVDFVSSAHVSHLRDYPIYYTSLCVDFMRNCVQCSGPAPEINA is encoded by the exons AGAATGACCCCAGCCaaggtgggaaggaggcagggacgCGGCAGCCTGTGGTGATTCTCTTGGGCTGGGGTGGCTGCAGGGACAAGAACCTTGCCAAGTACAGCGCCATCTACCATGAAAGG ggCTGCATCGTGATCCGATACACAGCCCCATGGCACATGATCTTCTTCTCAGAGTCCCTGGGCATCCCTTCACTTCGCTTGTTGGCCCAGAAGCTGCTTGAGCTACTCTTTGATTATGAGATTGAGAGGGAGCCCTTGCTCTTCCATGTCTTCAGCAATGCTGGCGTCATGCTGTACCGCTACGTGCTGGAGCTCCTACAGACCCATCAGCGCTTCTGCCATCTGCGTGTGGTGGGCACCATTTTTGACAGTGGTCCTGGTGATAGCAACCTGGTAGGGGCCCTACGGGCCCTGGCAGTCATCCTGGAACATCGGCCTGCCTTGATGCGCCTGTTACTCCTGGTGGCCTTCACCCTGGTGGCAGTCCTGTTCCATATCCTACTTGCTCCACTCACTGCCCTCTTCCACACCCACTTCTATGACAAGCTACGGGATGCAGGCTCCCACTGGCCTGAGCTCTATCTCTACTCAAGGGCAGATGAGGTTGTCCTAGCCAGGGATGTGGAACGCATGGTGGAAGCACGCCTGGCTCACCAGGTCCTGGTACGCTCTGTGGACTTTGTGTCATCTGCACATGTCAGCCACCTTCGTGACTACCCTATTTACTACACAAGCCTCTGTGTCGACTTCATGCGCAATTGTGTCCAGTGCTCAGGTCCTGCTCCAGAAATAAATGCCTGA